In Candidatus Cloacimonadota bacterium, the DNA window AAACAAGAAGAACATCACGGAAACAAGCGGTTTATCGCCGAATATGAAGCTCTTTTGGGCAAGTACAGAGTCAAATACGATGAGAAATATTTGTTTGCGGAACCGGAGGATTAGAGGCTATCTAAAATGCCGTTCCTAAAGAACTAAAATGGGGTTGAGTGAAGGCATCATGCTATCTAAAATGCCGTGCCGATGGCACTTAATTCATTGTGTGACAATCGTATGCTATCTGAAATAGCGTGCCGATGGCACTCTGGGCCTGGGCATGAGAGGCATGATGCTATCTGAGATAAGCTTACTATGGAACTCAGTTGGTGAGCAGAGTGCCTTCACCCATCCTCCCTCAATAGCTCTTAGGGCGCTTATAATCCAGCTTTACCTTCAATACCCCATTTATACCTATCGACGAAGTTAGATCGCCCTGTCACTTGGAAAATCGCGTTGTACATCGTGTTCAAACGAGTTACACAATCAGCATTGCTCTTAGCTAAGATATCTTTGAGCTTCGTCGCATTACCCTGATAGAAGGCCAATTTGATCAGCAGCTTCTTTTCCGCGGGGCGGATGCGGCACTCCTTATTCTCGTTGAGTATGCGGCAAAACCCATTATACATACTCAAGGGCTTGCATTCCTCGCTGCCTTTAACCCCTTCATAGCTGATGTAGATCTTCGTTGCCTCATATCCGTCCTTAGCCAGTTTCAGATCATCAATTTCTTCCCAGGGCTCATAATCCAGCTTCAGGCTCACTTTCTTGGGATCATAGCTCTGCTGAGCGATCTCATCCAATCCGGTGAACCACAATTCGCATTCGGGCATTAATTGGCAGCGCATCATAGATTTCATCTGTACTAAGCATCACGGGAAACGGTTTTTCCCTTTATCACCAAATTCTCGGGCTCAGATTGTATTCACTCTATATGGATGAGTACAAGGTGACCTCAAATGCATCACCCTCTTCTGTCAGCATTTTCGGCATTTCATCGTCTTTCTGAACCACTGTGACAATAAAAGCCTTGGCAAATCTGATGAACTCTCTCAAAAATCTGTTGAACCGAAACCAGCTAGGTATCAGCATAAATTTACAGTAATCGTGAAACAAATACGTCTAGAAACGTCCAAAGCCAGCCTTATCTATCTCTCTGCTTGACAAACTGATACGATCACCGTGACAAGTGATACCGATTTGAAGATTTGGGTGAGAATATAAATCTTTTTTTAGGATGCTTTTTCTTTGCATGAGCATGGTGTAGTAGTAGAAAATAACTCCGATTTGTTCTTATGCTAAGAATCTACTTGACCAATTAATGTAGAACATAGGAAAAGAGATGGATGAAGAAAGTATTGATAATTTGCAGTGGAAATTCCTGCCGAAGCATTATGGCTGAAGCACTTATAAACCATTTTCTGAAAGGAACTTGGCAAGCCTACTCCGCTGGAACTCATCCCTCACATGTTCATCCTTACGCTATTCAAGCATTGCAAGAGATGGGAATCGATGTAGAAAGCTTACGGAGCAAATCTATCTCAGAATTTTGGGAATCTGAGGATCTGGATTTGATAGTCACGGTTTGCGACAACGCCAAAGAGAATTGTCCCTCTTTTTACAAACCTATTCCCCGTATCCACATGAACTTTGAAGACCCTGTGCGTTATGGCGCTAAAACCTTCGACGAAGGCATGCAAGGATTTCGCAAAGTTCGTGATGAATTAATTTCGAGACTATTACAGCATTTACAAGAGCAATGCCACTAAGCAATATAACTATAACTGTAAAGCGTACCAGCAGGCGTAAAACTCTATCGATAAAGGCAATAAACGGTAATGCTTTAATCGTTAAAGCACCACAAACCGCCAGCCACGAGAAAATCCGGGAGATTCTAACTCTGAATCAACAAAAGATCCATGCATTGCTCAAACAAGCAGCAGAGCGCGATAACCGTGTAGATTATATTTCCGGATATAAAATTCTGTATATGGGTGGCGAGATTAGTCTCATGTTCACCGAACAAGCATACTTATGGCGCTTTCAGGAAGATAAACAAGTGCTTTGTATCGATAAAGAATTCCAGAAACAAACTCCCACAGTACTAAAAGATTTTTATAATGCCAGAGCGGAATGGCTGCGGATTAGATGCCGACAACTTGCTGATCAGTATGATTTTAAACCCAAAAAGATATCATTGCGCTGGACTACTTCAAAGTGGGGCTCTTGTTCCTTAGAAGGCAACGTAAGTCTCAGTAAATATCTGATTCTCGCCCCTCAAGAGATTCAAGATTATATCATCATGCATGAACTCTGTCATTTGCTTCAACCCAATCACTCCTACGATTTCTATGCTCTACTTAGCAGTTTAGATCCCTTGCATAAAGAACACAAGGATTGGTTAAAGCAAAATGGTTTCAGATTATCTATATATAGCCCCAATTAACTATAGCAGTTTTTTGGGGGGCTCTATGTATTCATCCTGATTCTGGTATCGCCATGAAAGAAACATCCTATCCAGTAGCGCAACTAACCCGAATAGTAGCATAGAGAGAGCTATTATCACTATTATCACGGCAAAAACATGGGCTGTGTGGAAGGATTTTGTAGCTCTAGTCATGTAGATACCTAATCCCGCAGAACCGCCCAACCATTCACCAATAACGGCACCCATCACGCTGTATGTAGCGGCAAGCTTCAACCCAGTAAAGAAACCCGGTAAGCTTGCTGGCAGTTTGAGATAGCGAAAAGTCTTGTATGCGGATGCCCCCATCGCCTTCATCAAACGAATCTGATCCACTTGCACCTGCTGAAACCCCTCAAACAAACCCAATGCAATAGGGAAAAAACATACCAGTACTACTGTAAAAATTTTCGCTGAAATGCCATAACCAAACCAGATAATGATAAGTGGTGCCACTGCAATGATTGGTACCGTTTGTGAAATTACCAAATATGGATAGATAATCTGACGAAAAAGCTTTGAAATATCCATTGCAAGTGCTGTAACAGAGCCTATTGCAACACTAATTATCAGCCCTGTTAATGCTGCGCTAAGAGTAGGTTTTAGATGGTGCCAAATGAGATTGTGGTTTTGGATAAACACTTCCAGCACAGATTTGGGCGAAGGAACTATCCAAAAGGCAATCACAGCCTTAGCGCTGATGTATTGCCAAAAAATAATGAGTACTACAAGAAACAATATGGGGTAAAGCTTGCTTTTCACATCTCCCCTACCATCCGGATTTCTGTTTCCAGATTCACCTTAAACCTATCATATACAGTTCTTTTTACATGGTCGATTAGATTCAATACATCCTGAGCTGTTGCTTTACCTAGATTGACAATAAAACCGCAATGTTTGTCTGAGATGGCAGCATCACCTATACGGAAACCTCTTAAACCGCATTCATCAACCAACTTTCCGGTAAAATGCCCAAGCGGACGCTTAAATACAGATCCGGCACTGGGCAGATCCATCGGTTGTTTCTCATTTCGCTTTTTGTCCAAGCTTTCCATTTTTGTCCAAATCTCTTGAGGATTGGCATACACTAGCTTGAATACTGAACTCAAATGAATTAAGCCCAAGCTTTGCAAAGCGCTGTGGCGATAACTAAACTCATGCTCAATTTGCTTAAGATGCAAAATTGGATTGCTGCTTTCTAAATTAGCTAAGGTTGGACTAATACATTTGCTGCAATACAATACGTCTTTGATTTCCCCCTCATAAGCACCGGCATTCATAAACACAGCTCCACCTACTGAGCCGGGTATGCCACAGGCAAATTCCAAACCGGAGAGCCCTTCTTTTTGACAAAAATAACAAAGGTCCTTCAACGATACTCCCGCATAGGCAGATACATAATTTTCGTCTTTGCTAATCTTTTTAAAGCCTTCCATGCTAATTACCAGACCCCGAATCCCTTTATCTGCAATTAGCAAATTAGTCCCCTTACCTAAAACAAACCAAGGGATATTGTGCCGAATTGAGTATATTAAAAGATTTATAAGTTCTTTTTGGCTTTCTGGTTTTGCTAACACATCTGCCGGACCGCCGATCTTGAAACTACTATATGGTGCCAGAGGTTCATCTTGGAGTAATCTGCCCCCTGCCATCATACTCTCAAATTGCTTACATAATTCATTCATATTATACTAAAAAACCTTGTTATTTCTGTAATTAGCTGCATCTCATCCTTCAATTCAATGTGCTTGCCAGGTAGAATGGCTTTGAAGTAAGAGCCATAACGCTTATGACTAACTCTGCTATCCATAATTAATACAATGCCTCTATCACTCTTAGAGCGTATTAAACGCCCAAAACCTTGACGAATCCTGAGCAAAGCATTCGGCAGCATATAGTGCATAAATGAATCCTTGTTCTCTCGTTCCAGTTTATCTATATATGCTTCTACCAAAGGTTCGGAAGGGACTTGAAAAGGTATTTTGTATAAGATTAGTAAAGAAAGCGAATCGCCTTGAACATCCACTCCTTCCCAAAAAGACGAGGTTCCCAAAAGAATGGCATTGTTGGTCTTTTTAAATTCTTCCAAGATGCTGCTGCGGCTACTGCCTTTACCCTGTGCAAAAAATGGCCGTTGGGCATGATACATTTCGTCTGCAAGCTCATCAAAAACAAAGTCTAGATCTCGATATGCCGTAAATAATGCCATTGTGCCCACATCAACCATTTGAAAAATTTGTTTGAGGCAAGAGATTGCCTGATGCGGAAAGAATCTATCCTTGGGTTCCGGAAGAAAGCTTGTGATAAGCAATTTGGACTGTTGATTGTAATCAAAAGGAGACTCCACAATGCGCTCTACTACTTTTTTATCTTCCAACAAACTAAGTCCGGATTGGTTTAGGAAATAGCGAAATGATCCTCTAAGCGCTAAAGTGGCAGAAGTGAAAATTATTGAAGGCACTTGAGAATACATTAGCCGTTTTAAGAAAACATTTACTTCGATTGGCGCATAGTTAAACACAGCAGCCGGGACATTACGGTCTGGGCGAGGATTATTCTCAATCCAGAGGGCATAATCATCCAAATCCGGCTGGCTTATGCTCAATAATACTCCTTCCATTTCCGATAGACGCATTATATATGCACTTATTGCCTCAAAATGTTGATCGTAACCAGCTACTTGTTTACTCTCCAGTGCGCTAATCACATTTTCCAAGGCTTGAGCAGATTTTAAAACATCCTTGAATAGAAGGCAGAACTTTTCGAGAAGGGAAAAAAGATCTTTGGCATCATCTTTGCTTTTAATGCGCATTTTATTGTAGGAATCTGCTGCTGTGCACATGGCAGAAGCCAAGTTGAAGATGTCTAAAATGGGTTTTCGCACTACATCAATTACATCTTCTAAGTGTTTCAGGGTACTTAGGCTCTGTTCCCTTTTCGCTTCAGATATCGGGCTTTTAATCAATGCCTTTTCCAATGTAGCCAAAAAACTCTTACTGTGCCTTCGGGAAGAACCCGCTATTTGATTTATCAGAATAATCACATCGGCATAGGAAATTGAAGCACCTAGATGTTTTGAAGCAGAAGCCATCAAATTATGAGCTTC includes these proteins:
- a CDS encoding arsenate reductase ArsC; the protein is MKKVLIICSGNSCRSIMAEALINHFLKGTWQAYSAGTHPSHVHPYAIQALQEMGIDVESLRSKSISEFWESEDLDLIVTVCDNAKENCPSFYKPIPRIHMNFEDPVRYGAKTFDEGMQGFRKVRDELISRLLQHLQEQCH
- a CDS encoding M48 family metallopeptidase, which gives rise to MPLSNITITVKRTSRRKTLSIKAINGNALIVKAPQTASHEKIREILTLNQQKIHALLKQAAERDNRVDYISGYKILYMGGEISLMFTEQAYLWRFQEDKQVLCIDKEFQKQTPTVLKDFYNARAEWLRIRCRQLADQYDFKPKKISLRWTTSKWGSCSLEGNVSLSKYLILAPQEIQDYIIMHELCHLLQPNHSYDFYALLSSLDPLHKEHKDWLKQNGFRLSIYSPN
- a CDS encoding ABC transporter permease, with protein sequence MKSKLYPILFLVVLIIFWQYISAKAVIAFWIVPSPKSVLEVFIQNHNLIWHHLKPTLSAALTGLIISVAIGSVTALAMDISKLFRQIIYPYLVISQTVPIIAVAPLIIIWFGYGISAKIFTVVLVCFFPIALGLFEGFQQVQVDQIRLMKAMGASAYKTFRYLKLPASLPGFFTGLKLAATYSVMGAVIGEWLGGSAGLGIYMTRATKSFHTAHVFAVIIVIIALSMLLFGLVALLDRMFLSWRYQNQDEYIEPPKKLL
- the murB gene encoding UDP-N-acetylmuramate dehydrogenase, translated to MNELCKQFESMMAGGRLLQDEPLAPYSSFKIGGPADVLAKPESQKELINLLIYSIRHNIPWFVLGKGTNLLIADKGIRGLVISMEGFKKISKDENYVSAYAGVSLKDLCYFCQKEGLSGLEFACGIPGSVGGAVFMNAGAYEGEIKDVLYCSKCISPTLANLESSNPILHLKQIEHEFSYRHSALQSLGLIHLSSVFKLVYANPQEIWTKMESLDKKRNEKQPMDLPSAGSVFKRPLGHFTGKLVDECGLRGFRIGDAAISDKHCGFIVNLGKATAQDVLNLIDHVKRTVYDRFKVNLETEIRMVGEM
- a CDS encoding DEAD/DEAH box helicase family protein, yielding MIFSEGLNFTALDIETTGLSERNNEIIQIAAIRFRNGKVDKIFNSFVKPKDEVPNFIVFLTHISMKELENAPDIELVLRKLGDFVGKDIIVGHNISFDMGFINYNFGKIGEFPLNNSTWDTAELSRVYLPFTTNHKLGTVLNHFHIPLDNAHRADADAMATGKLLLALADYASLKFSMLVNARLQGFAVMAQSPSQTFFEEIVRFQRSTALSAPPSAQLKSPYYNIIDNSLPATKDPQIEEVFSQDGLFAHRFPNFEFRLGQLQMAKAVSDAFKNEEHLVVEAGTGVGKSFAYLVPSIEFSCQNRAKVVVSTNTKNLQEQLFYKDLPQLAQILPVPFKAVLIKGRENYICERRWEELISQSAKELNNWDAQALMYLYIWKLQTITGDISENSSFDRSRYNITWRKICSDRYLCGNRKCQHFRRCHVMTLRREIETASVVVANHALLLADMRMENSSLGEYNYLVIDEAHNLMASASKHLGASISYADVIILINQIAGSSRRHSKSFLATLEKALIKSPISEAKREQSLSTLKHLEDVIDVVRKPILDIFNLASAMCTAADSYNKMRIKSKDDAKDLFSLLEKFCLLFKDVLKSAQALENVISALESKQVAGYDQHFEAISAYIMRLSEMEGVLLSISQPDLDDYALWIENNPRPDRNVPAAVFNYAPIEVNVFLKRLMYSQVPSIIFTSATLALRGSFRYFLNQSGLSLLEDKKVVERIVESPFDYNQQSKLLITSFLPEPKDRFFPHQAISCLKQIFQMVDVGTMALFTAYRDLDFVFDELADEMYHAQRPFFAQGKGSSRSSILEEFKKTNNAILLGTSSFWEGVDVQGDSLSLLILYKIPFQVPSEPLVEAYIDKLERENKDSFMHYMLPNALLRIRQGFGRLIRSKSDRGIVLIMDSRVSHKRYGSYFKAILPGKHIELKDEMQLITEITRFFSII